A segment of the Trifolium pratense cultivar HEN17-A07 linkage group LG7, ARS_RC_1.1, whole genome shotgun sequence genome:
gaGTATATGATTTGTCTTGAAAAGTGTAAGTTTATGTTATGGGAAAATGTATTTGCTTATTTCAttgcattttttgtttatatttgtttGTACTATACCAAATGAGCAATAAAATACAAAGGAGAAAGACAAGGTATGCTTCTCCTTTGTCATGTGATCATGTCTCCATTAGTTTGTGTgttgaattatttatttgtacaCTTGGGAGAATAATTGGATATTTACATTTCTaacttataattattattatttttgacaattataattataacatatatattatataacatGACTATGACATGATCAAATCATGTGTCACATATGTGGCATGGTGGGATCATTAAAGGGAAGTCTTTAGCCCTTTAATTACGTAATTTAGATATTTGGAATTGGAATTGTTACATAATTGATCAACTTGTGTGTTTTGGAATAATGATTTTTGGATGCCAATTGGCCACTAGTCTAATACATACCGTGTAAAAATGTACCATAAAGAagatattttgtattttttaaaatttatattgagaAGTTGtcgataaaaaataattatttgtataaaattaattaaatgaatgGCAAAGAGATTTTGTTGAAAAGCTCTTTTGCACCAAAGAATGGAAACAAGAAAAAGACACGTCGTAGAAAAAGAAGGAAACAAAGTTATGTCACTTTCATACATGGCCCAAAATAGTATAGGTGTCATTTCTCCATAAGCTGTGATTAAGATGTAATAATCGCGTTTGACCTCTTCTTTGATGGCTTTGTTCCAACTCTCAACAGTGTGTGAccgtgagtttttttttctttcttcaagatattagcatttttattttaataataaaatattagagtTGATATTTACAAGATATTAAGAATAATCACTATTGCCGACATGTTGCAGCATTTTTTTCGACAAGTACAAAAATATCTTAAAGAATAATTCCGCAGTTttagaacaataaaaaaattaatatattttgggtacatataaaaaaattattttaaaattaacgtattttacttttaaatgtAGATTTTAATTTATAGATCTTGCTGCTAATATGTATTTTAAAGGCACATGTTAAATAACCTAATAGTAAAATTAATACATTAAGAAATACAACATTTAGCTTTTGAAAAGTTAAATgcatattttttgcttatagcAATATGATGTCTTCTATATCTTTAGATGTAATATTTAAGATGATTagttttgtcattcaaaaagaGTTAACGGCATGATTTATTGTCCATTTATCTTTCATTCAAGTATAATTATCTtacatatatatgtatataattaaaataaaaaataaaaaattatattaaattatttattatgttcCCTTAGGACTAAGGGCATATGTTACCATCCgccataatttatttatttttcagatgTGTTTTATGTGCactattatcaaaatattttattttgcatttatcttttttgaaacatgttttattttatatttatgataGGGAAAAGTACAtcgataattaataaaattattttgtatcatattttgatggacaagatcaagcttttctcttttaggtggttgaagtcgacgagtatTACGTTAACTTCTAACTACCATAATTGTTGATCTAGTCCTATGTTTTGTTTGAgctttgtatgatttgtttatgattttgttcctctgactctttgtaaacttttgtagtctatctcggtacgtcttgtgctggggagacTGTTGTggtaatatatatctcattttagcttggtcaaaaaaaattattttgtattttttttagaaagaattattttgtaaattttttatgacTTATGAGAATGTCATCAATTTTCTTAATGTATGACAAAAATCTTGAAAgacaattaatttaaatttaaagaggagattaattcaattgatagaaacatcacattatatatataaatataagagTTGAAGTttgaaacttttatttaataaaaaatggaaatatacatatttttaatcataCAGACTAGCTACATCAAATTGgaaatagtttttcttttaaaaaataaattggaagaAATATTTCAGAATCTCGTAATCTTCATATCTGGATCCAATCGAAGTTGTTGCAGATTCACATGTGTTgtaaattgccttgaaaacgagGAAGACACAAAAAAGTTACTGGTTTGGCGCCTCGGGCGGAAGTAATGGCGCCTCAGGTAGAAATTTCTGCATAACAGGTATGACTTTCTGTTTTGGGGCCCCGGGCGGAAATTTCTGCGCCCCAGGTGGAAAAACACGCAGTAATATATATGTGTCACGTTTTCTGTTATTTGCAAggtgtttttagggtttctaaagccGACAAAAGACTAGGGTTTGAAAGAGAACTTCTCTTGGGGAAACACTAGGGTTGGGATTGATtcatcaccttgggaaacactttcacatTGAATCACTTGGTCACGGGGAGAGATTCGGGAAAATGGTAGaatttaggaaaactctaaattcttgcaactcttgtattgaatctttgtaatcaagctttACTTTCTGTTTTGGCGCTCCGGGCGGAAAAACACGCAGTAATATATATGTGTCACATTTTCTGTTATTTGCAAggtgtttttagggtttctaaagccAACAAAAGACTAGGGTTTGAAAGAGAACTTCTCTTGGGGAAACACTAAGGTTGGGATTGATccatcaccttgggaaacactttcacattgaatctcttggtcatggggagagattcgggaaaatggtagaatttaggaaaactctaaattcttgcaacttttctattgaatctttgtaatcaagctttccattgatagtggaacggagagtggctctctcccccagagtaggttgtTATAACTGAACTAGGTAAACAATTTATTCGTGTCTTTTATTGCTTTTGGTAGTTCTagcttttgttgatttattgctTATTCTCATTcattttgatttggttgcttcaattcatttgtcccacacatCAAAGGTTTTATTGATGTGGTTTTCggtccgaattcacaacaacatGAATACGATAAGAAGTTATAAACGTGTCACGTACGGTAAGCAAATACTATACATACCTTCCATATGGACTCGTATTCTTGGTTGTTGAAAACtgtgcagtcatgcagtcaGTAAATTTTAGATCGTTTGATGTTGATCGAACGGTTTAGATTTCATCTAAGAATTttgttttaaacaaaaataaaaaattatcttaaaatCTAAATTGTCTGATTTTAATAAGACAGCTCAGAACCATCGACTGCATTCAGTCCAACCGCATGTAATCcaattcactttttttattgataataaaaatactatcacattttttttaagattaaagaaaactgtaatttttttttttccagaaattAAAATGATACTTGCTAACATGTTACAGTTTAGGTTTTATGACTCGTGACAATAGTTCGAAAGGTTGACCTATTCGGAAATACTCAAATCTATGCTTATTGTCAACTCCCTAGAGCATCTCGTCATTTATTACGCTCTTCTTGTCTCTGGGTGCCTAGGTAGCCTTTCCTCGTTTGAACCTCACTCTTAACTTGAAACCTATGCCAACCTAAGGTGTTGTTAGATGAAAGGATCTTATCAACGTCCAAAAATGATAAATCATAGCATAGCTTAAACCAAACTACCGAATAGGAAAATTGAGCTAGGAGTAGTTTTATATATCATTAAAATTCACGAGTTGGAGATAAGCGGACTCAAACCGCTGGCATCCTCCATAGGGTAGGTAAATTACCGCCTCTGACTTTTATCTAATGTATTGCATCATTCATAAAATTATTACTCAATTTGACTTTTATCTAATGTGATTAGTGGCAAGAGATTATTTGCTAAACATTAACTAATCAGTTGATTTATGATAAATGCAAAAATCAAATTGAGTTAATATACATGGACGACGATATGGACCAAAgttagttttattttcttattatatatatgcttGCTAGTACACCAGTCAGTTAGTGTGAGATATCATAAATCTATAAATACATCATGTTGAAACATGGTTCTctcaatatataaatataaggcttaaaagttgaaacaaacaaatctgtttaaaataagataaaatctCACTCTATTTTGAATACAAACAAAATctctattattttttggttgaaACATAtctaatttaaaaacaaattacgACACACAAAATACACTCAAAACTAACTGATTTTAAGGTAAAGGAAAGTAGAAGCAATTCTACAAAGTCATCAAACTCTAAAATCAAATGTTACAAAGTATGCATTGCATGGTTACTAAAATAGGAAAAAAGAACACAGTGGATCCCTTGATTGCTCTGATAGTAATCAGTCaatcataaaaagaaaataaaatactacatgCTATGACACCTTTGGAACTTCTTCAAAGACATTATTTTGTTCTTCACACTATGTACTTCTTCTTCTACCTCATCGCCAGGGAAGGACCATGCGATCGTTTTGCTCTTTCCCGCAGCTGCACCACCCAATTCAACCGCCCGTGGCTTATCGTTCTCATTGACCTTTTGAACGATAATTCTTTCTTGAAAAACCAATGTTGAAAATTGAAGTGAAATGTCTTGTTGTTCTTCATTGCATGATGACTTTCTGAAAGATCTTGTCATTGTTGAAACTTAATTCACAATAATTGAGAGGAAGAAAGATGAACAGAGAGAGTTGAAAATACTTGAGGAAAGAATATTGTGATCGATTAAATTGATGAGAATTCTTTTGGAGATCTTATATTTATACTTAGAAAAATATTGTTAGGATATAATTAAGATATATATTAGAAATTTTAGGATTTGTTTGTTACTCAAAGATATGATCTaacattctgtttttttttaatgcaaaatattcaaaatatatgTAACTTGTTCAGCAAGATAACTATTCCTAAggttaaattttgaaaaaaaataatttaaaatttcaattgaaattaaaaaattaaatataaaaaatgacaacatgattaactattatatatttagatACCATATCTAATAAAATTCTAGAGTAGGAAATTCTAGATACCATATCTAATCATACATGCTATATATTTTGTCGAAACATGCATGAAAACAACTCTCCAATTGAACCAAATCCATTTTTCTGTTGCTCTAATACCATACTTTCTCTCTTTGTTTCAACACTCTGCCTTATAGACAGAGGAGGAGCAACTGTGCCATTCACAAATAACGAATTTGATTCTGCATTATTGGTTTCATTCAACTCATCATCATGGCAAAACACATGATTGCTTTGGTGGTTTCTTCTATTTATTCCATTAGTAGTTCTTCTTTCAATGGCAAGAAATTGACCAAGAGATGGAGGATTGTTTTTCTGGTTATCAAGTTCATGATCTTTGTTCCTTGAACATAGACAGAATAAGCATGAGCTGAAATTGAAGTACTTGTTCTGATCTTTCTTGGTTTTGAAGATTTCTGATTTGGCTTCTCTTATTGATTTTCTAGATAGCTCTACAATGCCATTGACTCCCATTAGGCTCCCAAGTGTAGTACTCTTGTCAAGGAAAAATGACCCTGTGGACTGaattaaagacaaaaattaGCAACTGTTAAGAAATTAGgcaacataatcaaaataccaGAATTTAAGATAGAAAACCTCCATAGTCCATAGTAAAAGTCACTTCTGATGTTAAATGACAATTAGAATTTTTTACATAAGGCTCTAAAAGTCATAGTCCATAGTCCATAGTAAAAGTCACTTCTAATCAATCCCATTTTCCCTTCTCACCCCCACCAAGGTGAACtaaggctctgataccacttgttggggaGTCAGGAGGAAGCACTAAGAGCAACAACATGCTAATGATCAAGGATCATCGGTACACCACATCTCTATCTAAATCCTTATATGTTGAGTATATTTATCACCCCTCTTATATATCTATATCTAACACTAAGTTCGTTCATATATTTGATGTGAAACTAATCGGTCACACTTAAATCCAACAATATCTtcctcaagtgtgagtctcCCTACATATTATTTCCTTCCTCCTGATTTTTTAGTTGCATGCAAATAGTGTTGATGAACTTTTACATCTAATAATACCTTTCACatgtaaaaatttaaacttaacATGTCTTTAGGCAAGTTTGAATTAGTAGTACATAATGGAATGAAGTGAAACGAAATAAAATAGATTGGAATAGAATAGAATGAAATAGAatataacaaaatttaatttaaagagCAAATACATGGAGTAGTATAATCAGTGGCGACTCCAGGATTGTTAGGGAGCCTGGGCAAATTTTTGGAGGGAATTTTATCAACCCAaatttcgaatataaaaatatttaaactctgtttttcaatatttaattttggaagaaatttttaaacaagaaaTAACATGCAAGAGTATAGTCATGTTTCCAATATAATTAAGGCTCAACTAAATAAGAGACTACAATGAAAACTGAATCCACATCGacgtatataattatattaaactacttatttatacaatcaaaacagcttaacaaattttaaaattcaaaacaccatcaagtcatcaaacaaagattatagattgagaaggttttaggttgttaaaaattagaattaattgcatatttggtctgttatgtttattttaggttttaatttggtcccttattttttaaaagtttcaagttggtcattttcctcaaattttagtttaaatcgTCGACTTTTCTAATGAATTTGCGTACGTAGACCACTTAGGAGAGTACTATGTGaatgttttagaaaaattaactcaaaatttaataaaaagttagaaaaaattaactcaaaatttaacgaaaacgaccaacttatgttgagatcaataacataaggaaccaacttgaaacttttaaaaaataagggaccaaattaaaacctaaaataaacattagaGACTAAATATATTTCGTACGGTACCTTTACGAAAtgcatttctttcttttatttttattttttcttgtttcttattattacaaaaaaaaaaaaaaaaaggggagCCCAGGCATGTGCTGGGGATGCCGGACGGTGTAATCGCCAATGAGTATAATCCAACATAGTAACCAAAAACTATTACccataaattttgttaattaatctTAGTTTTACTAACCTCTGTGTCTAAATCAGATGAAGAATTTGTAGAAGAAGTAGGAGAACCAGTAAGCAAGGTGTTGAATGACATTGATCCAAAGTTGTCCCCAATCCTCCTCCCATTCAATGGCTGTAAACCCAGTGGCCACCCCTCATTCTAACATCAAATAATCAATTATATGAAAAAAGTCATTAATGCAAATGAAAATTCAAGAGGAAAAATCCAAAAACTAACATAGAGTAGTCACAAAGAAAAAAGTACCTGTTGAGCCATACTTTGTTCTTAAATCTTAATACTACTATTTCACTATAATTGGCAAGAGGTGTGTAATTAGAGAAACAGAAGAAGAAATAATGAGGTCAAAAAAGAGTGACATAACAAGTGACAATGGTTATAATTTGTGACAGGCAATAACCATTATCTCTGTTTTTATATTTACCTCTGTTGACTATAATGAAAAACATAATCATTTTGTCGAGGTACTAATTGGTCAGAGTCTGTTTTGCATGAGCAGTGTTTATAAACTTATTGTATTTTGATACAGTGTTTATAATACTTTGTCATTAATAATGCAAgcattcaatttttgcttatatttaagttttttttttcacgacCATTATTTGGCTCACTGGACTGCCTAATCTAATTTGAGGGTTAGTTCTGTCATCAAGTGGTTCGAGAGTCAGTTCTAGACCGCTAAGATTTGAGAACATATGAAATATTACGgtattaaaaaatatcaaaggtGTTTTAGCACTTATGATTAATGAACGGTGAGAGTAAGGATCCTATGAAAAGTAGTATTTTAAGGATGCAATTCGTTTGAGTAGTGTTAGAAGACAATCACAAGCATCTAAAATATTGTCCAAAGTCACTTTCTAAAAAGCATCACTTATGCTCAAAGCGCGGCAGGTGTTTTAATAAAACAATGCTCACTCTTTGCATAATTTTGGATTACATGCATAACATATCTTAAATCATTCATTAACACTTGGGAGATATTCTTTTGGTAATATATTGCTTATACGACTAACCTTACTAGTTGTTTACCATAGCTGTTTCTTTTGTCAATAGACAAAGCATAAGAGGTGGGACATATTGCAATGTCCCTAGGGTGGTAGTTGTTCTAGTCCAGCAAGACTTTGGGCCAGGGGATTTTGTTTTCGCTTCAATCGAGTTTAATGGAAGGTGGAATTTGTCTTCAGATTAGTATGTTCGGACTTGAAATTTGGATGATAGGTTTTACTATTGGGTTGTTGGTTTAGGATTGTTGGAGGTTGTATATATTTGTGAAGGAGGGGGTGCCCGACGATCAAGTCTGTAAACATCGAAAGTGAGAGGTTTAGATTAGATAAGATATATCTGGCCTAGCCCATAAGACATGTTTATATAAGAGGAATAGGTAACCTAGAACTTCTCCTAGACACATGCTCTAAAGACAGGTGTTGATGCCTAGGCGGAAAATCTGGCGGGTCCCATAAATgatattctatatatatttttttagggtATGTCCATTGTATTGTCAGTTCAGCTAAGTCTAATTTGAATGATCTGATCTAGCTCACAGATGGGTCTTGACCCAGAccgaaacaaaaacaaatcaaatccTTAGATGATCACAACTTATGATTCATAATATATGGTATCTTAAtaatgagtcaggatccgttgacaccaactagtttgacaccaaatgttacacctctcaataacgttttaaccgatataaattttataaaatccaccgttggattgaaagtttacatcatatagatcatttgtgtaaaatttcagacaaatccaaaatcatttgatatgctattgagacacataaagattaacggcatttaaaaaaatacaaaaaccgttaattttgatgtatctcaataacatatcaaatgattttggatttatttgaaattttacacaaatgatctatatgatgtaaactttcaatccaacggtggattttataaaatttatatcggttaaaacattattgagaggtgtaacatttggtgtcaaactagttggtgtcaacggatcctgactcctTAATAATATctcattttaaatataaatcatctaaatttagatatattattctaaataatttagtttttttattttgcaaggAGTGTATACATAACATAGCccaaaatgaaagaaagaaaaaaagggtCCAAATGTAGAGAGCAAAAAGAAGTAGTGAGTTCTAAGAATgggccaaacaaaacaaactataAAAAGCAACGGAACAGAGCCACACAGATCAACAGGACACGCGTGATGAACAACGTGAATGTCGTTCATAGAATCGGACGTTGTTGAAACATTGTTCACAACGTTGTTGATCACTTTCATTTTATCAACTGAAAACCCGTCAAAATTTGAGGTTTCATTTGGCCTACATTATTAAGAAACAAATATTGCTTTCAAACGTTTGCAACTGAGATCATAGAATCAATTATCTCTTTTCAGGTTTTTAACATTAATTATTCTTCTTGTTTGTTCTGTTAAtccattttgttttgttttgattagtTTTAATGATAATGTAATATTATGTATAACATGTTATTATGGTGATGTAAATAGAGATTAGTGTAAGAGAAATAATTAGTGAGGTGTAGAAATAGTTGTTAAAAGAAATGATGAGAAAAAATTCTTTGAATTGTGCAGCTTTTGGAAGACAATGGCAGAGGAGGATATTCAACCACTCGTTTGTGATAATGGGACAGGAATGGTTAAGGTAAAATTTTCAGCTTatgaaaatgtaaataaataagttttatgttaatttatatgttttcataaactaccttgacaaacttataatcatagataaagtttatttatttgcatgagttgttttgcataaactcaaaaataagtc
Coding sequences within it:
- the LOC123898523 gene encoding uncharacterized protein At3g17950-like; translation: MAQQNEGWPLGLQPLNGRRIGDNFGSMSFNTLLTGSPTSSTNSSSDLDTESTGSFFLDKSTTLGSLMGVNGIVELSRKSIREAKSEIFKTKKDQNKYFNFSSCLFCLCSRNKDHELDNQKNNPPSLGQFLAIERRTTNGINRRNHQSNHVFCHDDELNETNNAESNSLFVNGTVAPPLSIRQSVETKRESMVLEQQKNGFGSIGELFSCMFRQNI